One stretch of Desulfocurvus vexinensis DSM 17965 DNA includes these proteins:
- a CDS encoding class I SAM-dependent methyltransferase has product MYADSRPAQAAPPQERLTPVVAGRRWIVERRGDLEAMWQQLGEADFGPDERMPYWVELWPASLALGAWLSGRGAALAGRLCVDIGCGLGLSAMIGAGLGARVVAFDYEFAPLPFARRSAALNGVPQPLWVQMDWRAPALAPGRAEFAWGGDVMYELRFVEPVTALLDHVLAPGGTAWIAEPGRSIREPFMEHAAARGFSCSRALTERFEHQGHPVTVHILELVKPGSARP; this is encoded by the coding sequence ATGTACGCCGATTCCCGCCCCGCCCAGGCCGCGCCGCCACAGGAGCGGCTCACGCCCGTGGTCGCCGGGCGGCGCTGGATCGTGGAGCGCCGGGGCGACCTGGAGGCCATGTGGCAGCAGCTCGGCGAGGCGGATTTCGGCCCCGACGAGCGCATGCCCTACTGGGTGGAGCTGTGGCCGGCCAGCCTGGCGCTGGGGGCTTGGCTGTCCGGGCGCGGCGCGGCCCTGGCCGGGCGGCTCTGCGTGGACATCGGCTGCGGCCTGGGGCTTTCGGCCATGATCGGCGCCGGGCTCGGGGCGCGGGTGGTCGCCTTTGACTACGAGTTCGCCCCGCTGCCGTTTGCGCGGCGCAGCGCGGCCCTGAACGGCGTGCCCCAGCCGCTGTGGGTGCAGATGGACTGGCGCGCCCCGGCCCTGGCCCCCGGGCGGGCGGAGTTCGCCTGGGGCGGCGACGTGATGTACGAGTTGCGCTTCGTGGAGCCGGTCACGGCGCTGCTGGACCACGTGCTGGCCCCCGGCGGCACGGCCTGGATCGCCGAGCCGGGCCGCTCCATCCGCGAGCCGTTCATGGAACACGCCGCCGCGCGCGGCTTTTCGTGCTCGCGCGCGCTCACCGAACGCTTCGAGCACCAGGGCCACCCCGTGACGGTGCACATCCTTGAACTGGTGAAACCCGGCAGCGCCCGCCCCTAG
- the nikR gene encoding nickel-responsive transcriptional regulator NikR, whose amino-acid sequence MGKTIRFGVSLDSDLLDKFDQLCEEQSYQTRSEAIRDLIRNHLVRREWEDTDKEIAGSLTMVYDHHQSNLSQRLTELQHEAHDIILSSLHVHLDHDNCLEVLVLKGKGDEVRMLGQKLISTKGVKHGKLCLTTTGENLV is encoded by the coding sequence ATGGGCAAGACCATCCGCTTTGGCGTGTCCCTGGATTCCGACCTGCTGGACAAGTTCGACCAGCTCTGCGAGGAGCAAAGCTACCAGACCCGCTCCGAGGCCATCCGCGACCTGATCCGCAACCACCTGGTGCGCCGCGAGTGGGAAGACACGGACAAGGAAATCGCCGGGTCGCTGACCATGGTCTACGACCACCACCAGTCCAACCTCTCCCAGCGGCTGACCGAATTGCAGCACGAGGCCCACGACATCATCCTGTCCTCGCTGCACGTGCACCTGGACCACGACAACTGCCTGGAAGTGCTGGTGCTCAAGGGCAAGGGCGACGAGGTGCGCATGCTCGGGCAGAAGCTCATTTCCACCAAGGGCGTGAAGCACGGCAAGCTGTGCCTGACCACCACCGGGGAGAATCTGGTCTAG
- the folE2 gene encoding GTP cyclohydrolase FolE2 yields the protein MKDVQSGPADVAMPIDRVGVKNLQLPVRVRSRDQQGAVQHTVAEVDLSVDLPAEFKGTHMSRFIEALQDWGEDLGYASFKNLLESVRTRLAARRAHILFRFPYFLQRRAPESGSPGLMNYACLLQGELEGGRLAFMLGVDVPVMTVCPCSLAISAGGAHSQRAMVRIRARFTGFLWLEDLITIAEEAGSSPVFALLKREDERHVTDHAFAHPAFVEDVVRATAQRLAHHPQVTWYRVEVESMESIHNHSAYASIESGGDV from the coding sequence ATGAAGGACGTACAAAGCGGCCCGGCGGACGTGGCCATGCCCATCGACCGCGTCGGGGTCAAGAATCTCCAACTGCCCGTGCGCGTGCGCTCGCGCGACCAGCAGGGCGCCGTGCAGCACACCGTGGCCGAGGTGGACCTCTCGGTGGACCTGCCCGCCGAGTTCAAGGGCACGCACATGAGCCGCTTCATCGAGGCCCTGCAGGACTGGGGCGAGGACCTGGGCTACGCCAGCTTCAAGAACCTGCTGGAAAGCGTGCGCACCCGGCTGGCGGCGCGCCGCGCGCACATCCTGTTCCGCTTCCCGTACTTCCTCCAGCGCCGCGCGCCGGAGTCGGGCAGCCCGGGGCTCATGAACTACGCCTGCCTGCTCCAGGGCGAGCTGGAGGGCGGGCGGCTGGCCTTCATGCTCGGGGTGGACGTGCCGGTGATGACCGTGTGCCCCTGCTCCCTGGCCATCAGCGCCGGAGGGGCCCACAGCCAGCGGGCCATGGTGCGCATCCGCGCGCGGTTCACGGGCTTCCTCTGGCTGGAGGACCTCATCACCATCGCCGAGGAGGCGGGCTCCTCGCCGGTGTTCGCCCTGCTCAAGCGCGAGGACGAGCGCCACGTCACCGACCACGCCTTCGCCCATCCGGCCTTCGTGGAGGACGTGGTGCGCGCCACGGCCCAGCGCCTGGCCCACCATCCGCAGGTGACGTGGTACCGCGTGGAGGTGGAGAGCATGGAGTCCATCCACAACCACAGCGCCTACGCCAGCATTGAAAGCGGGGGCGATGTGTGA
- a CDS encoding flagellar basal body rod C-terminal domain-containing protein codes for MPIRALDAAASAMMAFSTAQAVSAHNVANMNTEGFDPSRVTLEDRPDQGGVAVQEIRQLDVQGPMVPSAVPGVGYAEGSGTDLAREMVLTMANERAVEASAAVVRTADDMLGTLLDEVV; via the coding sequence ATGCCCATCCGCGCCCTGGACGCGGCGGCTTCGGCCATGATGGCCTTTTCCACGGCCCAGGCCGTGTCCGCCCACAACGTCGCCAACATGAACACCGAAGGCTTCGACCCCTCGCGGGTGACCCTGGAGGACCGGCCCGACCAGGGCGGTGTGGCCGTGCAGGAGATCCGCCAGCTGGACGTGCAGGGGCCCATGGTGCCTTCCGCCGTGCCCGGGGTGGGCTATGCGGAGGGCTCGGGGACGGATCTGGCCCGCGAGATGGTCCTGACCATGGCCAACGAGCGGGCCGTGGAGGCCTCGGCTGCGGTGGTGCGCACCGCCGACGACATGCTCGGCACGCTGCTGGACGAGGTGGTCTGA